The following are encoded together in the Anopheles nili chromosome 3, idAnoNiliSN_F5_01, whole genome shotgun sequence genome:
- the LOC128726664 gene encoding uncharacterized protein LOC128726664 produces the protein MEVMEEGNLMDRIPILLQRDLQYYEANQKVLQENICPGVVGGKLDFPRSASFASVKIVIWLEDEYYAAYRKNSGLLHLADALQDQQGKEPEEAPGCGGIVKSSDPEKFVILVSKSVDNLLEHIHTLSQEALDHADLTVLTATIGAAALVKNSLFVWLQCVTKHVCPPKGDEKGGSLKLSYKQYSEMTEALAERLLDLHCRLLTLYIIQDADSLHWESSHPFFESERGSYTIQMWWLYMQGTKQDLWNSVPPTMAQRVFAGMLNETLTVLTVRYTQTVPSRARSPLLLVDVSNVLLCVGELLPAICANGEAFVGLNLPSQSKIIRDIHAKCQELFCCLLLRGIPLGALYKIAKKGVQGGIAMFGQRQGLIVPWTIFAMPRLFPPNQNAHWAARCSELPTSTALTLELKVLLAAPQANWWLLLKVLLMREAHLSSLIFHHLIRNLPSSDNFIPSARQPSVSRDCLSKKCEGFLCGVECNDIVQWALEQNDPIGQSNYQVLMGLTYIVIMAGKTSDINKTLISALEKSKMNDWASCLDRRQVWNQKRPPWLEAILHLIYPILGPVVHMLVSAVQTTASMYQAMSLSLSCFSEMWDCIPDCLYTVTNCLAEILPAEIRPLGDSVLIQLLYIALYSKLLETAETEAEAEAREHANGGGNSEPAAATGPVSTINMKPKSVICQTLAEAICFIDEDNKHTEQIASLINQARESQRSMGQLESEIDDAVGLASFASTSRVDDMEAFLRQTTPSVRSEEEFDVENAEYIAEMLVSDVLVTSVGKLSMKMLYQYIRKNFDWILQQLGVSDVEHNPLQPNPGQSIRENRQTLIDLMFHIGHRSFDQLLSGGLDIDYTKWFQTPMSMSVEKAWLQVCQRWEFQESAKLSVHEALMVSFITSQLKP, from the exons ATGGAGGTTATGGAAGAAGGAAATCTTATGGACAGAATACCCATTCTGCTCCAGCGTGATTTGCAATACTATGAG GCGAACCAGAAAGTCCTGCAGGAGAACATCTGTCCGGGTGTGGTTGGCGGGAAACTGGACTTTCCTCGGTCGGCATCGTTCGCGTCGGTGAAAATTGTCATTTG GCTGGAGGATGAGTACTACGCTGCGTACCGCAAGAACTCGGGACTGCTGCACCTGGCAGACGCGCTGCAAGACCAGCAGGGAAAGGAACCGGAAGAAGCACCCGGTTGCGGGGGCATCGTGAAGTCATCCGACCCGGAAAAGTTTGTCATCCTCGTGTCGAAATCGGTGGACAACCTGCTAG AGCACATCCATACCTTGTCTCAAGAAGCACTGGATCACGCTGATCTGACCGTACTGACGGCGACGATCGGTGCAGCCGCCTTGGTCAAGAACAGCCTATTCGTGTGGTTACAGTGTGTGACGAAACACGTGTGTCCTCCCAAGGGCGATGAGAAGGGCGGTTCGCTGAAGCTGAGTTACAAGCAGTACTCCGAGATGACGGAGGCATTGGCGGAACGATTGCTAGATTTACACTGCCGCTTGCTGACGCTTTACATCATCCAGGACGCTGACTCCCTACACTGGGAAAGCTCTCACCCATTCTTCGAATCCGAACGAGGCTCCTACACCATCCAGATGTGGTGGCTGTACATGCAGGGAACGAAGCAGGACCTTTGGAATTCGGTACCACCGACAATGGCCCAGCGGGTGTTTGCCGGCATGCTGAACGAAACGCTGACAGTGCTCACGGTGCGCTACACACAAACTGTCCCAAGCCGGGCTCGATCTCCGCTACTGCTGGTCGACGTCTCCAACGTGCTGCTGTGCGTCGGAGAGCTGCTACCAGCGATCTGCGCCAATGGGGAGGCCTTCGTCGGACTGAACCTGCCCAGTCAGAGCAAGATCATTCGCGACATTCACGCCAAGTGCCAGGAGCTGTTCTGTTGTCTGCTTTTACGTGGCATTCCACTCGGCGCGCTATATAAAATCGCAAAGAAAGGTGTCCAGGGTGGCATAGCGATGTTTGGACAGCGCCAGGGGTTGATAGTGCCATGGACGATTTTCGCAATGCCACGGCTCTTTCCACCGAACCAAAACGCACACTGGGCGGCCCGGTGTTCGGAGCTGCCTACCAGTACCGCACTCACGCTAGAGCTGAAGGTGCTCCTGGCCGCTCCACAGGCTAACTGGTGGCTCCTGCTGAAGGTGTTGTTGATGCGCGAAGCTCATCTATCGTCGTTGATCTTCCACCATCTTATCCGCAATCTCCCATCGAGCGATAACTTCATCCCGAGTGCACGTCAGCCGTCCGTTAGCCGGGATTGTCTGTCAAAGAAGTGCGAGGGTTTTCTGTGCGGGGTGGAGTGTAACGACATCGTCCAGTGGGCGCTGGAACAGAACG ATCCCATCGGTCAATCCAACTACCAGGTGTTGATGGGACTCACGTATATTGTCATAATGGCCGGGAAAACTTCCGACATCAACAAGACGCTCATATCGGCGCTCGAGAAGAGCAAAATGAACGACTGGGCATCCTGTCTGGACCGGCGACAGGTGTGGAATCAGAAACGTCCACCCTGGCTCGAAGCGATTCTGCATCTCATCTATCCGATCCTCGGTCCGGTTGTACACATGCTCGTGTCCGCGGTGCAGACGACAGCTAGCATGTACCAAGCGATGTCCTTGTCACTGTCGTGCTTCTCCGAGATGTGGGACTGCATTCCGGACTGCTTGTACACCGTCACCAACTGCCTGGCGGAGATCCTTCCGGCCGAGATACGCCCGCTCGGTGACTCAGTGCTGATACAATTGCTCTATATTGCGCTGTATTCGAAGCTGCTGGAAACGGCAGAAACTGAAGCCGAGGCAGAGGCGCGAGAACATGCGAACGGTGGCGGTAATTCGGAACCGGCAGCCGCCACCGGTCCGGTATCGACGATCAACATGAAACCCAAGTCGGTCATCTGTCAGACGTTGGCTGAGGCAATCTGCTTCATCGACGAGGATAACAAGCATACGGAGCAGATCGCGTCACTGATCAACCAAGCACGGGAGAGCCAACGATCCATGGGCCAGCTAGAGTCCGAAATCGATGACGCGGTAGGGCTTGCCAGTTTTGCCAGTACATCCCGCGTCGACGATATGGAGGCGTTCCTGCGCCAGACAACACCGAGCGTACGTTCTGAGGAAGAATTTGATGTGGAGAACGCCGAATATATCGCCGAGATGCTGGTAAGCGATGTGCTGGTGACGAGTGTTGGCAAACTGAGCATGAAGATGTTGTACCAGTATATCCGCAAGAACTTCGACTGGATTCTGCAGCAGCTGGGTGTGAGCGACGTCGAGCACAATCCGCTTCAACCGAATCCGGGGCAGAGCATCCGCGAGAACCGCCAGACATTGATCGATCTGATGTTCCATATCGGGCACCGTTCATTCGATCAGCTGTTGAGCGGCGGGCTGGACATTGATTATACCAAGTGGTTCCAAACGCCGATGTCGATGAGTGTGGAAAAGGCTTGGTTGCAGGTCTGCCAACGCTGGGAATTCCAGGAGAGCGCCAAATTGTCCGTGCACGAAGCGCTCATGGTGTCTTTCATCACCTCGCAGCTGAAACCCTAG